CTTACTAAAACACTCAGGTAGGAGAAAGGAATGTTTGAACACACCAATGCCACTGAAATAAATATGATTCAACAATAATTCATAAAATGGGCTTAATCCTAATTTAGGATTCACAAATCATGCATAGATGACTTAGAGAGACGTGTGAAAATTGAGTGATGACGCAAAAAGATTGAGTTGGGAGACAGCTCCGGGAGTATTAAATACACATTTTTCTACCTTTACAATATCTGAAGATTAGTCACAGTAAATGTCTTGACCTGAGCAAATTAACCTCACACTTCCAGCCCTCTAGACAGCAAATACATCTTGAAAGGATAACATAAATGTACACAAATGGGGAATGACCATAAATACATTGCAATGGACTAAATGCGAGTATGAGAGAAATGTCTATTTATCCTTTCCAGGTGACGCTACACATTCTGGGAACTATTTTCAACTTGATGTTTCAGTGGATCCAAGTCGTTTCCAGACTTTCCCCAGAGGTTTCCCATGAAGCAGCCAGGGAGGGAGTGCAAATCAGATGGCAATGATGGAAGGTGGGGCCTCAGGACGGTTCATCGATGCCTTCACCAACTCCACCAAATGgccccagtctgtctgtttcaTTCACCATAGTTCTAGGTTGTGTGTGTTAGCAAAGCCCGGGTTCTCTCGGACTTTCCAATAGGTTCCATTGGTCAGCCACACATCCCTCCCAGAGGAATCCATGGCTTTCCTAAAGATGGAAAATGATTCAATTACAGAAAGCATACCTAGTATTAAACCAGTGGAGTCCGATATGATCTTACTGTATATCACAATTGAAGTTtggtttaaaacatttttttttaagattTGGGGGTATTATCCTAGATATACGAGTACCACTGAAGACTAAAAGGAAAGGGACTTACTTAAAGAAGCGTGGCGTGTGCTCCTGTCCTTTCTTAGCCAGTTGAAAAGAAAAGGGACCGACTTAAAGAAGCGTGGCGTGTGCTCCTGTCCTTTCTTAGCCAGTTGAAAAGAAAAGGGACCGACTTAAAGAAGCGTGGCGTGTGCTCCTGTCCTTTCTTAGCCAGTTGAAAAGAAAAGGGACTTACTTAAAGAAGCGTGGCGTGTGCTCCTGTCCTTTCTTAGCCAGTTGAAAAGAAAAGGGACTTACTTAAAGAAGCGTGGCCTCCTGTCCTTTCTTAGCCAGTTGAAAAGAAAAGGGACTTACTTAAAGAAGCGTGGCGTGTGCTCCTGTCCTTTCTTAGCCAGTTGTTTCCTCCGCTCCCTCTGCATGTCTTCCACTTCTTCTTTAAACTTGTCACAGTCAtccaccctcccatcctccagcatCCTGAGGAAAATAAAAGAACAATCATCAAAAACACACCTATTCATCGAATCCATCATATCTACGAGaaaggcccagagtttttcctagtTGTGTCACCTAAAACAGGAAAACGTCATGGGCCTgttaatataaaaatatatatatatttgtaaaatgGTGGTTTTCCATTTCCTAATCAAACCCGACCCATGGTGGCACCACTCACCTCTGGTCAGGACGAAGGCGTGAGTCTGTGGGGGGCAGAAGAGGCTTCAGGCCTGGGGTGAGCTCGTTCAGCTCTAGTGTGAAGCTTGAGAAGCCATAGTACAGGTAGTAGTCCTTGGGCTGGGAATCTGTACAGTGAAATAGACCACTGAGGTCAGCTACAGCTAATGTAACCACAGCCTCAAACCACAATGTCTTTAGATAGCATATCGCtaaacagtaaaaaataaatcaaatttaaaaaaactaGGGTTTGTAGGCTTTTTTGATACAAGAATTCTCAGTTTTGAACTTTTCAGACTATTTTCCTTGGGTGGGTGGGATACTCACTTGGCTTCCAGATACACTGTGGAGTGGGCAAGGTGTCACAGAAGATGCCCTCATGCCACAGCCCCCCAAACCGGTGGATAACACTCCCAGTCTGGTCGACCACGGTGCCCTGCACTTCATTCTTGTTGGTGTCCGACCCCCAATAGCGGGACTTAACGAAGGTGATCTTACAGGTGCACGCGTTGCCGTTGAGGTTACGGATGATGACCTCCCCATAGTGCTCCAGGTAGCGCTGCTGGCTCAGGACATTATGGATGCAGGTCACCACTTTGTTCCACTCATAGTGGTCCCCAAACCTAAAAGAGTGATGTTCATTTCTAACAGTTCGAAGGAGCAGATAGTAAAGAAATGGCCACCATCAGCAGACTCTCACCTTGGGAGAGTGACATTCACCATCCCTGTTGGCATGATCTCCAGTGACTTCCCCCAGAACTTATTCTTCCACCGCTGGTCTGTTTAGGCAACACAAATAATGTTGTGCTTCATGAGAAACGCATTAATGATCAAAGTTTCAGATAGTTTCTAAATGTTTAGAAATGGTTCAAAACAAAAATGTCAAGACACTTGCTAACACTAGCAGACTAGAATCAAGGTGTTTCTCAGTTATAGATCAGTAAAGCTCACCCTGCCAGAAGGAGAAGTTATCTGAGTCTGCGTGACACGCAGAGATGGGGGGGTGGTGGCAGACCTGATGAAAGACAAGAATGGTTTAGTCTGAACACAACAGAACTAGTCTGACCTGGTCTGCTGAGGAATGTGAGAGAAGATTCAGTCCTCCTACCTGCTCACTGATGTAGCGGAAGCCCTTGTCTTCTCTCAGACATTCATAGGTCTCCCCCAGGAGTGGGTTGAAGGGCTTGTAGCGGTTGCGGTAGTGAGCTGTAGCATAGCCAGAGATGGCAAAGGCACCTACGTAGACCTGCACAAGACCAGAGAAACGCCTTCGGTCTTCTAATCTAACATACTGCGAATCACTAGCATAGCTGTCGTTACGTGGTTTCATTTAAACCGTGAGGCTCTGTGCATACTGTATTCTAGCATATACCTTTGACACAACGGAAATGTTTTATTATAGTTTAGTGATGTGTCCAGATGCTGCTAACTTGAGCACTTTTCCATTCCGTGTTTAAGGTGGCTCTTACAGCCTTACATCCTTTGAGTTACAAAATTTGAAGACATTTAAGAATCCTCACCATCCTCTGGTAGGGGTCTTGTGTGTTGTTGGCAGTGTCCAGCAGCTCAGAGTACTCAAGCTCCTCACACAGTCTTTGCATCAGATTGATGGGCTCGTTGAGAGCAGCAGGCATGGAGACACGGGACAGGTCCTTGCCTATGTTGTTATAGAGGATCTGCATCAGGCCCACCTGGGCGTTGTCCGGGCAGTGGGCGGCCAGGGTGGTACGGCGGCCCGTATTTTTGGGCACAACACAGTTGGGAGTCTTAGAGATGCTGGCACGGTATTCACGAGTGGCTGAAGCTGTGGGGGAAAGAGATCAGTTTCAATAAATTGAAAAAAATGCTAATTGCTAACTGGTTACagagcgtgtgtatgtgtgttcaccATGTCCTTCCTCAGGTTCAGAGTTGCTGGTTGTCCCTTCACTCAGACCAGACTCGGACTCAGAGAAGCTCCCATTCAGGACATCGTCACTCGCATCAAAATACTCAGCTGCAGAGTCTGTCACCGATGGCGTGTGACGGGACTCGTTCCCAGATACagtctaaagagaggaagagtgacAAACAATAAAACACCATGAGAAAGACAGCCAAGAAGACAGTCGGTGAGGAAAAGCACCCGCacacaaataaatacacacatTTCGTAAACCAAGCCTGTCTCCATGAAGGCATATACCCTCACCTCAGCCAGTGTGGTTGATTGGTGGTAGGTATCCTGCAGTCTCTGACGCTCCTGGGCCAAGGCATCATGCACAGACTTGAGGGACGCGTGTACTGACAGGGACAGGAAAATAAAGACATTCACGTTTAGCATTAGTAGTAATGAACGCACAGAACATGTGTGAGTCCATGTGTGTTTTGACTCTGACCTCTTTGGGACACGCTACAGATGTCCTGCTGGATCTTCCTGCCTTCTGGGGAGGTGTTGGTGGGAGGGGACAGCTGGGAGTAGACATAGTCTGGGACGGCGGGGACATAGTCTTGAAGGGAGGGGACAGACGCACCCAGTTGGGACGAGCTGTTCAGGTGACTAGAGGACAGCTACAAAATGGAGGAACGATGGAGAATGAACAAGTAGAACCAACTGAACAACCATTTATTTGCCAGTCACTGATTCCCCACATTAGTGAGATGTcaaatatgtttgtatgtagaaGGAAAATGAATAAGAACTGTGTACAAGCCATGCAATATAGATACTATGGAAGATTAAAAGCTATTGTTTA
This genomic window from Oncorhynchus kisutch isolate 150728-3 linkage group LG20, Okis_V2, whole genome shotgun sequence contains:
- the LOC109866013 gene encoding oxysterol-binding protein-related protein 7 isoform X4, giving the protein MDSFQNPYGSTLNRSQSLMSGLEKTPPTLNKPTHSRSSSTASSRHSRNIKDWEVMDDLQVEMMSGDNSQDLTIPGICEGYLLKRRKWPLKGWHKRYFVLETGILRYSKTQQDITRGKLHGSLDVGLAVMSINKKSNRIDLDAGDVLYHMKANSHDLFYIWVAKLSAHRMFKKNEAAQVHNGFFQALSQCTSVPGLAQRNGMQDVSSYQHYHSTTDSYVGEIAAPTPSEFPSVNPGVNGKVSAWLQQTHDPDSCAQELNRCQLELSELNRLVRRLQLLEGGQQAFTDGELQRIISMQNLSLEKPKKSRSCKIWGHSRTMSRVEALGMLSSSHLNSSSQLGASVPSLQDYVPAVPDYVYSQLSPPTNTSPEGRKIQQDICSVSQRVHASLKSVHDALAQERQRLQDTYHQSTTLAETVSGNESRHTPSVTDSAAEYFDASDDVLNGSFSESESGLSEGTTSNSEPEEGHASATREYRASISKTPNCVVPKNTGRRTTLAAHCPDNAQVGLMQILYNNIGKDLSRVSMPAALNEPINLMQRLCEELEYSELLDTANNTQDPYQRMVYVGAFAISGYATAHYRNRYKPFNPLLGETYECLREDKGFRYISEQVCHHPPISACHADSDNFSFWQDQRWKNKFWGKSLEIMPTGMVNVTLPRFGDHYEWNKVVTCIHNVLSQQRYLEHYGEVIIRNLNGNACTCKITFVKSRYWGSDTNKNEVQGTVVDQTGSVIHRFGGLWHEGIFCDTLPTPQCIWKPNSQPKDYYLYYGFSSFTLELNELTPGLKPLLPPTDSRLRPDQRMLEDGRVDDCDKFKEEVEDMQRERRKQLAKKGQEHTPRFFKKAMDSSGRDVWLTNGTYWKVRENPGFANTHNLELW
- the LOC109866013 gene encoding oxysterol-binding protein-related protein 7 isoform X3, with product MDSFQNPYGSTLNRSQSLMSGLEKTPPTLNKPTHSRSSSTASSRHSRVSTNIKDWEVMDDLQVEMMSGDNSQDLTIPGICEGYLLKRRKWPLKGWHKRYFVLETGILRYSKTQQDITRGKLHGSLDVGLAVMSINKKSNRIDLDAGDVLYHMKANSHDLFYIWVAKLSAHRMFKKNEAAQVHNGFFQALSQCTSVPGLAQRNGMQDVSSYQHYHSTTDSYVGEIAAPTPSEFPSVNPGVNGKVSAWLQQTHDPDSCAQELNRCQLELSELNRLVRRLQLLEGGQQAFTDGELQRIISMQNLSLEKPKKSRSCKIWGHSRTMSRVEALGMLSSSHLNSSSQLGASVPSLQDYVPAVPDYVYSQLSPPTNTSPEGRKIQQDICSVSQRVHASLKSVHDALAQERQRLQDTYHQSTTLAETVSGNESRHTPSVTDSAAEYFDASDDVLNGSFSESESGLSEGTTSNSEPEEGHASATREYRASISKTPNCVVPKNTGRRTTLAAHCPDNAQVGLMQILYNNIGKDLSRVSMPAALNEPINLMQRLCEELEYSELLDTANNTQDPYQRMVYVGAFAISGYATAHYRNRYKPFNPLLGETYECLREDKGFRYISEQVCHHPPISACHADSDNFSFWQDQRWKNKFWGKSLEIMPTGMVNVTLPRFGDHYEWNKVVTCIHNVLSQQRYLEHYGEVIIRNLNGNACTCKITFVKSRYWGSDTNKNEVQGTVVDQTGSVIHRFGGLWHEGIFCDTLPTPQCIWKPNSQPKDYYLYYGFSSFTLELNELTPGLKPLLPPTDSRLRPDQRMLEDGRVDDCDKFKEEVEDMQRERRKQLAKKGQEHTPRFFKKAMDSSGRDVWLTNGTYWKVRENPGFANTHNLELW
- the LOC109866013 gene encoding oxysterol-binding protein-related protein 7 isoform X1, with the protein product MDSFQNPYGSTLNRSQSLMSGLEKTPPTLNKPTHSRSSSTASSRHSRVSTNIKDWEVMDDLQVEMMSGDNSQDLTIPGICEGYLLKRRKWPLKGWHKRYFVLETGILRYSKTQQDITRGKLHGSLDVGLAVMSINKKSNRIDLDAGDVLYHMKANSHDLFYIWVAKLSAHRMFKKNEAAQVHNGFFQALSQCTSVPGLAQRNGMQDVSSYQHYHSTTDSYVGEIAAPTPSEFPSVNPGVNGKVSAWLQQTHDPDSCAQELNRCQLELSELNRLVRRLQLLEGGQQAFTDGELQRIISMQNLSLEKPKKSRSCKIWGHSRTMSRVEALGMVRQLSSSHLNSSSQLGASVPSLQDYVPAVPDYVYSQLSPPTNTSPEGRKIQQDICSVSQRVHASLKSVHDALAQERQRLQDTYHQSTTLAETVSGNESRHTPSVTDSAAEYFDASDDVLNGSFSESESGLSEGTTSNSEPEEGHASATREYRASISKTPNCVVPKNTGRRTTLAAHCPDNAQVGLMQILYNNIGKDLSRVSMPAALNEPINLMQRLCEELEYSELLDTANNTQDPYQRMVYVGAFAISGYATAHYRNRYKPFNPLLGETYECLREDKGFRYISEQVCHHPPISACHADSDNFSFWQDQRWKNKFWGKSLEIMPTGMVNVTLPRFGDHYEWNKVVTCIHNVLSQQRYLEHYGEVIIRNLNGNACTCKITFVKSRYWGSDTNKNEVQGTVVDQTGSVIHRFGGLWHEGIFCDTLPTPQCIWKPNSQPKDYYLYYGFSSFTLELNELTPGLKPLLPPTDSRLRPDQRMLEDGRVDDCDKFKEEVEDMQRERRKQLAKKGQEHTPRFFKKAMDSSGRDVWLTNGTYWKVRENPGFANTHNLELW
- the LOC109866013 gene encoding oxysterol-binding protein-related protein 7 isoform X2 — encoded protein: MDSFQNPYGSTLNRSQSLMSGLEKTPPTLNKPTHSRSSSTASSRHSRNIKDWEVMDDLQVEMMSGDNSQDLTIPGICEGYLLKRRKWPLKGWHKRYFVLETGILRYSKTQQDITRGKLHGSLDVGLAVMSINKKSNRIDLDAGDVLYHMKANSHDLFYIWVAKLSAHRMFKKNEAAQVHNGFFQALSQCTSVPGLAQRNGMQDVSSYQHYHSTTDSYVGEIAAPTPSEFPSVNPGVNGKVSAWLQQTHDPDSCAQELNRCQLELSELNRLVRRLQLLEGGQQAFTDGELQRIISMQNLSLEKPKKSRSCKIWGHSRTMSRVEALGMVRQLSSSHLNSSSQLGASVPSLQDYVPAVPDYVYSQLSPPTNTSPEGRKIQQDICSVSQRVHASLKSVHDALAQERQRLQDTYHQSTTLAETVSGNESRHTPSVTDSAAEYFDASDDVLNGSFSESESGLSEGTTSNSEPEEGHASATREYRASISKTPNCVVPKNTGRRTTLAAHCPDNAQVGLMQILYNNIGKDLSRVSMPAALNEPINLMQRLCEELEYSELLDTANNTQDPYQRMVYVGAFAISGYATAHYRNRYKPFNPLLGETYECLREDKGFRYISEQVCHHPPISACHADSDNFSFWQDQRWKNKFWGKSLEIMPTGMVNVTLPRFGDHYEWNKVVTCIHNVLSQQRYLEHYGEVIIRNLNGNACTCKITFVKSRYWGSDTNKNEVQGTVVDQTGSVIHRFGGLWHEGIFCDTLPTPQCIWKPNSQPKDYYLYYGFSSFTLELNELTPGLKPLLPPTDSRLRPDQRMLEDGRVDDCDKFKEEVEDMQRERRKQLAKKGQEHTPRFFKKAMDSSGRDVWLTNGTYWKVRENPGFANTHNLELW